From the Rhodothalassiaceae bacterium genome, one window contains:
- the coaD gene encoding phosphopantetheine adenylyltransferase → MGLYPGTFDPITYGHLDIVRRAARLVDRLVIGVASNAAKNPLFPLDERVNMVRAETRAIAQEEGVAIEVRPFDDLLMRFAEAVGARIIVRGLRAVSDFEYEFQMAGMNAVLNPKVETVFLMADAKYQPIASRLVKEIAAYGGRIEPFIPPRVAEALKTRIAAERGGLRR, encoded by the coding sequence GTGGGGCTCTATCCGGGCACCTTCGACCCCATCACCTATGGTCACCTCGACATCGTGCGGCGCGCCGCGCGCCTCGTCGACCGGCTGGTGATCGGGGTGGCCTCGAACGCGGCGAAGAATCCGCTGTTCCCGCTGGACGAGCGGGTCAACATGGTGCGCGCGGAGACGCGGGCGATCGCGCAGGAGGAGGGGGTCGCGATCGAGGTGCGGCCCTTCGACGATCTCCTCATGCGCTTCGCCGAAGCCGTCGGCGCGCGGATCATCGTGCGGGGGCTGAGGGCCGTGTCCGATTTCGAATACGAGTTCCAGATGGCCGGCATGAACGCGGTCCTGAACCCGAAGGTCGAGACCGTCTTCCTGATGGCGGATGCGAAGTACCAGCCCATCGCCTCGCGGCTCGTCAAGGAGATCGCGGCCTACGGCGGCCGCATCGAGCCCTTCATCCCGCCGCGGGTGGCCGAGGCGCTCAAGACCAGGATCGCGGCCGAGCGCGGCGGGCTGAGGCGCTAG